The genomic region ACCCCCTGTAAAACTGCCCTGGAGGATTGTGGGATTCTCTAGATCACCCTGGGAGCTTTTGCTTGGGACTCCAGGTAGGgaatcaactctctctctctcctccttccagcaGAGAGCCTCTGCTAGAGCTTGATTCACTCTGCAAATAAAAAGAGCTCATCTTACGCTCTAGGAGAGAGACCGTGGGATCAAACCCAATATTAGTTCATTGTTCACTGGAAAACATCAGAGTAGAATGCTACTCTATACAGAAATGGGATAGCATTATATATTAAAAGGACTTTGCCAAGTAATGTGGAGATGACTGAATGAAGGAAACTGGCTTGACAGGGGTATTGGAAGCACACAAAGGTCTTCTAGAAACATTGGAAACTGCCTTTCTACCAAGTCAGAGCATTAATGCATATAGCTGAATAcactctactctgactggcagtgcctctccagagATTAGACAGCAGTTTTCTCCAGCCCTAGCATAGAATGAATCTGCAAAAAATATGCCCACAGCTCTTACCACCCAGCACATGGCTGTGTATACTTAGGGTGAGGGTGGAGAAATCTGAACTCTGTTGTACCTTCCACCATGGGGCATAGCCACAaattttgttggggggcaggcttttgttagggaaggcagaacctcagatttgcatttattttgattggttttttggggggcacctgccccccagccccccttggctacgcccatgcctccCACACTCCGGTACAACACCCGCACAGGAGAAGATCATACCCTTTGTTATGCAGAGACTGCATAATTAACAGCTGAAACTTACAGAAAGCAAAGCCTCCTTTCTGACTCTTGGCAGGGGACCATGATGATTGTATTCATGGAAATGATGACAAGCAAACTGACTCCTGCTTGCCCAGCTATGCACACTTGCTCACTTGTTAGGAACTTTGATGTGCATTGATGTTACAGACCCATACGGGGCAGAATCAGTCACCAGCAATCCATTTAAAGTTTTCCAGTGAAAAGTGAACTAATTTCAGAATCATACAAATTACAGTGGGGGAGCATAGTAGGGAAAATGACTAACTAAAatctgcaaaacagaaaggatttTCTGGAATTCATGGTGATTATCAGTACGTTGTCTTCCTTACATCTCGCCTATTATATGCTCAATGGTTGGAGGTGCTACTGTGGTCTTAGCTATTCCTTCCTCCCCTCACACTGTGGTGCTGCAGATAACAATTGCTGCTCCACACCTTgtgagtttttaatgttttaagcaACCAACAATATGATAGCTAACCATGTCATTGATGTTACATGTTGTTAGGCCCATAGTTTGCACAAAGAGCTGACTTCTATGAGTTAATTATAGCTGCTTCTGAGTGAACATCAGTCCCATCCCACCACTCCCCTGGCCCAAAGGTGATATGAAAGGTAGGCAATGGAATTATAGTTAGGCTATACTGACCTATATATCAGTAATCCGTATGTCGCTATTCTTTTGGATGGAAAAATGGGACAGAGTAAACAATCCAGATTAAATTCAAGTGAGTCATAgccacacattccagtttgtggTATGGCATGAGGTGTTTTCCACAGCAGTAAAAATCTACTTGCTGAAGCTAAGTTGGTCTAGGTCTGATCAATGCCTGGGTGGGAGATAGCCTGGGAAAGTATACCAAGGTGGAATCAGAGAATcttaggagttggaagggacccaagggtcatctagtccagccccctgcaatgcaggaatcccagctaaagcatccacgacagatggccatccaacctctgcttaaaaacctccaaggaaggaggaagaaaggcaagatattaaatgtataattaattaattaatagtaaTCAGTCACTACAAGTGAATGTGGTTAGAGCTTATATAATTTCCCATTAACATTATCTTAATTCTTTTAAGGTATGCAAGTACTATATACCTGTTTATCTGTTTATTAAGATATGCCCAATATGGTAAAGCCATTCCGTGATTTGACTTGAGCTTTCTTTCCTGAGTGAATAACTAAAAGATACTTTGAATAATATTCACGCATACATTTTAAAGATGACTGTAAAATCAAGAAactaatcattattattattcttttgtgtGCCACAGGTGTTTTCCAAAGATTGTAGACTGAACCTACCCAGAAGCAATTTTTACCAAGACGACATGATGCTTGAGATGATGGAACAAATGGGAGAAAGCTTATGGATTTAAAATTACTGTATTTATCCAGTTGTTATGGTTCAAGAAGTCCTAGAAGATTAATTTATCCTGTTACTATTTGCACACCTACTAAAAATTGCTTCTGATGCAGCTGAGAAAAATGCAGTCCATTAAAACGGAACAGGCACCCGCTGATACAAGTAGCAATGTGGACAAAATTATGGCACTTAATTCTACATTAGGAGATGTATCTGATGACCTAGCTACTGGCGATGAAATGCTACTCAGTGAAGGAGGCATTGCGAAAAACAAGTCTTCAGCATGCCGGAGAAAGCGGGAATTCATTCCTGATGAAAAGAAAGATGCCATGTATTGGGAAAAACGGCGGAAAAATAATGAAGCTGCCAAAAGGTCTCGTGAAAAGCGGCGGCTAAACGACCTTGTATTGGAGAACAAACTAATTGCACTGGGAGAAGAAAATGCCACTTTAAAAGCTGAGTTACTTTCACTGAAGCTAAAGTTTGGTTTAATTAGCTCTTCAGCATATGCCCAAGAGGTTCAGAAGCTCAGCAATTCAGCAGCTGTTTATTTTCAGGAGTATCAGAATGCCAAATCAAGTATTAACTCTTTCATTGATGAGCATGAACCACCAATGGTGGGCAGCAGTTGTATATCTGTCATTAAGCACTCGCCACAAAGCTCTTTATCCGATGTGTCTGAAGTGTCATCAGTAGATCATGCTCAAGCGAGCCCGGTACAAAATAATTGcaaaaatcctgaaaataagtTCCAGCTCATAAAGCAGGAGCCAATGGAACTGGAAAACTATGCAAGGGATTCGCGAGATGAAAGAGGCTCCTATACAACATCCATGTATCCAAATTTCATGGGGAGCAACTTTAGTGGCTACTCACATTCCCCTCCACTGCTGCAAGTTAACAGATCCTCTAGTAATTCTCCAAGAACTTCAGAGGCTGATGATGGTGTTGTCGGAAAGTCATCAGATGGAGAAGATGAGCAGCAGGTACCTAAAGGCCCAATCCACTCTCCCGTTGAACTTAAAAGCAATCATGCCACAGTTAAAGTCCCAGAGGTGAGCTCTTCTGCACTGCCTCATAAGCTTAGAATTAAAGCTAAGGCCATGCAGATCAAAGTGGAATCATTGGATAATGACTATGATGCTACCCAGAAACTAACGTCACCAATTGATATGTCATCTAAAAGGCATTTTGAACTCGAAAAGCACAATGTGCAAAATTTGGTACATACTTCTCACACTCCTTTCTCTGTCCAAGTGACTAATATTCAAGACTGGTCTCTGAAACCAGAGCACTGGCACCATCAAAAGGAATTAACTGAAAAAAATCAGAGTGGTTGTAAAGCTGGAGTGGCTGACATGAAAGACAATTCCTACAAAGTGTCCGAGACAGAGAACTTGTATTTGAAGCAGGGCATAGCAAATCTGTCCGCAGAGGTTGCTTCACTTAAAAGACTTATAACTACACAACACATCTCTGCTTCAGACTCTGGCTAAACTACTGAATAAATGCTTATTGTTTTAAAGGATGTCATTTGCAGTAGATTGATATGTTTTGTATTATGCTGAATTTTCACTGGACTTGTGATGTCATTTCACTGTAATGTTCACATGATGTCTGATGGTGTCTTTTCGTGCACAGATGACTATAAAGACTAGATTGTCATGATCACTATGCCTTGTGTATAGTTAAGTAGCCTGTGCAAAGGCTGTATATAGTGAACATTATTTTTCTGTCATTCTGTTACTATAAAGTGTGAAAGTTGCCAGTTCCAATAAACAATTGGTGACAAGCACAGAACTGGTATGTTGTCGGTCCATTTCCATTAACATGTAAATACCCACCACAGTCTTGAGAACCATCTCATCTTAGTTATAGGTGTCTTGGTGTATGTATTAGTTATAAGAAACGGGTGTTTCTTTTCCACCCTGCCCCTGGCAAAGCCTCTCCTATGCTGCTTGGGAAGCTGCTTTTGAAAGTCTTTGAAAATTAAATGCCATTTTTGACACACAGATATGAGGAAATGGTAGAATAATACTTCGTTTTCCTACAGGgaatggacaaca from Lacerta agilis isolate rLacAgi1 chromosome 11, rLacAgi1.pri, whole genome shotgun sequence harbors:
- the NFIL3 gene encoding nuclear factor interleukin-3-regulated protein — protein: MQLRKMQSIKTEQAPADTSSNVDKIMALNSTLGDVSDDLATGDEMLLSEGGIAKNKSSACRRKREFIPDEKKDAMYWEKRRKNNEAAKRSREKRRLNDLVLENKLIALGEENATLKAELLSLKLKFGLISSSAYAQEVQKLSNSAAVYFQEYQNAKSSINSFIDEHEPPMVGSSCISVIKHSPQSSLSDVSEVSSVDHAQASPVQNNCKNPENKFQLIKQEPMELENYARDSRDERGSYTTSMYPNFMGSNFSGYSHSPPLLQVNRSSSNSPRTSEADDGVVGKSSDGEDEQQVPKGPIHSPVELKSNHATVKVPEVSSSALPHKLRIKAKAMQIKVESLDNDYDATQKLTSPIDMSSKRHFELEKHNVQNLVHTSHTPFSVQVTNIQDWSLKPEHWHHQKELTEKNQSGCKAGVADMKDNSYKVSETENLYLKQGIANLSAEVASLKRLITTQHISASDSG